The following proteins are encoded in a genomic region of Brachypodium distachyon strain Bd21 chromosome 1, Brachypodium_distachyon_v3.0, whole genome shotgun sequence:
- the LOC104582079 gene encoding ribosome-inactivating protein 3 — protein MVKLVVFILVISWFVGSAVSQPPPHATPQVVTIQYDLVHGSYTSFIDDLRTKLANHPSPGDINGHPLLTPRRYPNSPARWMHISISAGGAATTTLVLRDDTLYVVGFTGEGGSWYEFGFQGEAHQIQGSIFLECGNTYKDLVGGKSGAEVRMNLQGLDLGKNMAVAAVTTLSTYVQPLPPNKPIDATKLALAARRLG, from the exons ATGGTTAAGCTAGTGGTTTTCATCCTCGTCATCTCATGGTTTGTAG GTTCGGCCGTGTCGCAGCCACCACCTCATGCGACACCCCAGGTTGTGACTATACAGTACGACCTGGTGCATGGTAGCTACACTTCATTCATCGACGATCTCCGAACCAAGCTTGCCAACCATCCAAGCCCGGGAGACATCAACGGCCATCCGCTGCTCACCCCGCGGCGCTACCCCAACAGCCCAGCTAGGTGGATGCACATCAGCATCTCAGCCGGCGGGGCAGCCACGACAACGCTTGTTCTTCGTGACGACACTTTATACGTTGTCGGCTTCACGGGTGAGGGCGGGAGTTGGTACGAGTTCGGATTTCAGGGGGAAGCCCACCAGATCCAAGGATCAATTTTTCTTGAGTGCGGTAATACTTACAAGGACCTAGTGGGTGGAAAAAGTGGTGCAGAAGTCAGGATGAACCTGCAAGGGCTGGACCTGGGCAAGAACATGGCTGTCGCTGCAGTTACTACGCTCTCAACATATGTACAGCCTCTCCCTCCCAACAAGCCCATTGACGCCACCAAGCTCGCCCTGGCTGCGAGGCGGCTAGGCTGA